A part of Acipenser ruthenus chromosome 48, fAciRut3.2 maternal haplotype, whole genome shotgun sequence genomic DNA contains:
- the LOC117404826 gene encoding uncharacterized protein LOC117404826, with translation MGFRLLLGVAWLSAVLPAGLVAQDLSGNFVTECRDRYFWMSTNGKFAGGNFRFDVIDRSGVYPLNDSYAAACGFTYSFNLPGDLIFRASFLACHVESVNDVSYALQYRFVRLDSLGRETVYPFSLSCSTESPWNPREIVCEDNYMEVSVRKNVPVIAQEGLEKEDWEAALSIAQGAVMSVWQVVFHKTGMPPKTMTAADARTAGYLVNSTSSRVIFRSPYGMPMSEVLLVSGIPVEVVRATVFYKQRWMLLLVDTSAACAKNPSVFDGTYLSWVTPRLITPLVLHPTKFLDKRITMGVEGRGLDEVAATSRGYQLLVNRTAVEIRIPFGAVGGYRKSHVIDNKYNQMYEIDLFLEHQWADDLWEVTQHRSFKPARSPYLPETPYVVNNTVPSEKGFTVTLGNFKPDVELKNLTLSGVPLTLPEAQNRGVKISEVQHPNGTKDFVLKVPFNNPLVSVEYIGALIRRYTLNINYTLNIVPQNEPYFHPAAIVCDVKDVNLPDVKSFCTNRSVVFEVTPGNMDSSWELCIGSRPLPYTIAEPKITIELPLFSIGYIYEDISLRGLTVRVELNMRNVKTLQVEKQFVQRCPIPTRELLVCFPNGVVTVVAVTMEPIPLVDPSKTTLLDKTCKPKEFDSTRALFTFGVNTCGTRSQIVGNYLIYENEVLYTRALFPPNAPVITRDSEYRLTIRCRYPLNDTLTLAAERKAVPAPAPYSVRGLGSLHVRSYDPMSRAKSPRDVLNLKARLARDVSYSQFYSAFPVSQSLLEPVFLQVELQQPHGQTDHLILQDCWATLAPELDSSPQWDLVTDSCLVTGDSYRTHFHPVPASTLTRSSPQLQRLEVQAQQSSKDSAFWRQVYFHCMAVVCDPNLEDTCNKTCVPGAQRSARSVDRYSQIRGYVSAGPVQLVAEGQVLDLQTAGDSPLVLALGVASALLGVLLVILVAVGFRRC, from the exons ATGGGGTTTAGGCTGCTTTTAGG agtTGCCTGGTTAAGCGCGGTGTTGCCGGCTGGCTTGGTCGCTCAGGACTTGTCGG GTAACTTTGTGACCGAGTGCCGGGATCGGTACTTCTGGATGTCAACCAATGGCAAGTTTGCCGGCGGTAACTTTCGCTTTGACGTCATCG ATAGAAGCGGGGTTTACCCGCTGAATGACAGCTACGCAGCGGCGTGCGGGTTTACGTATTCCTTCAACCTTCCCGGAGACTTGATCTTCAGAGCGTCGTTCTTGGCCTGTCACGTGGAGAGCGTG AATGACGTCTCCTATGCGCTCCAGTACCGCTTCGTGAGACTGGACTCTCTGGGCAGAGAGACGGTCTACcccttctccctgtcctgcagcaCGGAGAGCCCCTGGAACCCCCGTGAGATCGTCTGTGAGGATAACTACATGGAG GTGTCTGTCAGGAAGAATGTCCCGGTCATCGCTCAGGAAGGACTGGAGAAGGAGGACTGGGAAGCGGCTCTCTCCATA GCCCAGGGAGCGGTGATGTCCGTGTGGCAGGTGGTGTTCCACAAGACCGGGATGCCCCCCAAAACCATGACCGCAGCGGACGCCCGTACCGCAGGATACCTCGTCAACTCCACGTCCAGCCGCGTCATTTTCAGGTCGCCCTACGGCATGCCCATGTCCGAGGTGCTGCTG GTGTCGGGGATCCCTGTGGAAGTCGTCAGAGCCACTGTGTTCTACAAGCAGAGGTGGATGCTGCTATTGGTGGACACTTCAGCTGCCTGCGCTAAGA ACCCCTCTGTTTTCGATGGCACCTACCTGAGCTGGGTCACCCCGAGGCTCATCACCCCGCTGGTCCTGCATCCCACCAAGTTCCTGGATAAACGGATCACAatgggggtggaggggaggggccTGGATGAGGTCGCTGCTACCAGCAGGGGGTACCAGCTGCTAGTCAACCGCACTGCAGTGGAAATCCGCATTCCCTTCGGAGCTGTGGGGGGGTATCGCAAG AGTCATGTGATTGATAACAAGTACAACCAGATGTATGAGATTGACCTTTTCCTGGAGCACCAATGGGCCGATGACCTGTGGGAGGTGACCCAGCACCGCTCCTTCAAGCCAGCCCGCTCCCCCTACCTCCCTGAGACCCCTTATGTGGTCAACA ACACTGTCCCGAGTGAGAAGGGCTTCACGGTGACCCTTGGTAACTTCAAGCCGGACGTCGAGCTGAAGAACTTGACCCTCAGCGGGGTTCCCCTGACCCTTCCTGAGGCCCAGAACAGAGGCGTGAAGATCAGCGAGGTCCAGCACCCCAACGGCACCAAGGACTTCGTCCTGAAGGTCCCCTTCAACAACCCGCTGGTCTCTGTAGAG TACATTGGGGCTCTCATCAGGAGGTACACCTTGAACATCAACTACACCTTGAACATTGTCCCCCAGAATGAGCCATATTTTCACCCGGCCGCTATTGTGTGCGATGTGAAGGATGTTA ATCTTCCTGATGTCAAAAGCTTTTGTACGAACCGCAGCGTGGTTTTCGAAGTGACCCCGGGCAACATGGACTCCAGCTGGGAGCTGTGCATTGGGAGCCGCCCTCTACCCTACACCATCGCTGAGCCCAAGATCACCATCGAGTTGCCACTCTTTAGCATTGGCTACATCTATGAG GACATCTCTCTGAGGGGCCTCACCGTTCGAGTGGAGCTGAACATGAGGAACGTCAAGACCTTGCAGGTCGAGAAGCAGTTTGTGCAACGCTGCCCAATCCCGACCAGGGAGCTGCTGG TGTGCTTTCCTAACGGAGTGGTGACGGTGGTGGCTGTCACCATGGAGCCCATACCATTAGTGGATCCCAGCAAGACAACCCTGCTGGACAAGACCTGCAAACCCAAAGAGTTTGACTCGACCAGGGCTCTCTTCACCTTTGGGGTGAACACCTGTGGGACCAGGAGCCAG ATTGTGGGTAACTACCTGATCTACGAGAACGAGGTGCTGTATACCAGAGCGCTGTTCCCACCCAATGCTCCAGTCATCACCAGGGACTCTGAATACAG GCTGACGATCCGCTGTCGCTACCCCCTCAACGACACCCTGACGCTGGCTGCTGAAAGGAAGGCGGTCCCTGCTCCAGCCCCCTACTCTGTGCGGGGGCTTGGGTCCCTGCACGTCCGATCTTATGACCCTATGAGCAGAG CCAAGAGTCCCAGAGATGTTCTGAATCTGAAGGCTCGGCTAGCCAGGG ATGTGAGCTACTCCCAGTTCTACTCTGCATTCCCCGTGTCCCAGTCTCTGCTGGAGCCCGTGTTTCTGCAGGTTGAGCTCCAGCAGCCTCATGGCCAGACTGACCACCTTATCCTGCAGGACTGCTGGGCCACACTGGCCCCTGAACTGGACTCCAGCCCTCAATGGGACCTGGTCACTGACAG CTGCCTGGTCACTGGAGACTCGTACAGGACCCACTTCCACCCAGTGCCGGCCAGCACTCTCACCAGGAGCTCCCCCCAGCTCCAGAGGCTTGAGGTGCAGGCACAGCAGTCTAGCAAGGACTCTGCCTTCTGGAGACAG GTGTATTTCCATTGCATGGCTGTGGTTTGTGATCCCAACCTGGAGGATACCTGCAATAAGACTTGTGTGCCTGGAGCCCAGAGATCTG CCCGTAGTGTGGATCGATACAGCCAGATCAGAGGCTACGTTTCTGCCGGGCCGGTCCAATTGGTAGCAGAAGGACAAGTCCTGGACCTTCAAACAGCAG GTGACTCCCCCTTGGTTCTGGCGCTGGGCGTGGCGTCCGCTCTCCTCGGAGTTCTGCTCGTCATTCTTGTTGCTGTCGGATTCAGGAGATGTTAA
- the LOC131721177 gene encoding cobalamin binding intrinsic factor-like, which translates to MAVGCVRVALAVLLQLSVWLPVALQCSVSEIQTGQVIRLLNIMVQSENSSTASGSTPNPSILLALRLASHHDSDTERGMLARLQVDAVKRVQEGLPFSSGTVALYCLAMQASCADPSLTPAPGLKGGKKAMDLRKLLEKKTEGNSKNVPLTNYYQVSLDILALCMMGKPVTSHSVQSLIEASDNGGFSYGEKYSVDTASVAVLALTCVKRSIKAPDRMVLRLKILNALKCLIKNILQETTSDGLIGNLYSTGLAMQALSVTSTNYDCSRTIQTLLERAGSGSFENPMAASQITPSLENRNYLELNKLDCKDFESMRATSWTMASLRPGIVRGFPQYTRDSRYPHNQKSTGRPPTAPEGVITVHYRVEDGIHYSFNDSIEVTVPVGSSLLQVMEEAAKISPAKFRFTVEQSSWGPFVTSIQVLAGNTEERTYWQFLTGSNALDQGVGDYKPYDGDYIVAKFSTN; encoded by the exons ATGGCAGTGGGTTGTGTGAGGGTGgctctggctgtgttgctgcagctCTCTGTTTGGCTCCCggtcgctctgcagtgct ctgtctCAGAGATTCAGACAGGTCAGGTGATTCGGCTCCTCAATATAATGGTCCAATCAGAGAACAGCAGTACTGCCAGTGGCTCCACCCCCAATCCCAGCATCCTCCTGGCTCTGCGTCTGGCCAGCCATCAtgacagtgacacagagagaggCATGCTGGCTAGACTGCAGGTTGATGCAGTGAAGAGAGTCCAAGAAG GCCTCCCCTTCTCCTCAGGCACCGTGGCTCTCTACTGTCTGGCTATGCAGGCCTCCTGTGCGGACCCGTCTCTAACTCCAGCCCCAGGACTTAAAGGGGGAAAGAAGGCCATGGACCTCAGAaaactgctggaaaaaaaaactgaaggaa ATTCCAAGAACGTTCCCCTCACCAACTATTATCAGGTGAGCCTTGACATACTGGCGCTGTGCATGATGGGAAAACCAGTGACATCACACAGCGTGCAGAGTCTGATTGAAGCTTCGGATAACGGAGGATTTTCATATGGAGAGAAATATTCAGTGG acacAGCCTCGGTTGCAGTTCTGGCTCTGACCTGCGTGAAGCGCTCTATCAAGGCCCCTGATCGTATGGTTCTGCGTCTGAAGATACTGAATGCTCTAAAATGTCTGATCAAGAACATTCTCCAGGAGACAACGAGCGACGGATTGATCGGGAACCTTTACAGCACAGGACTGGCCatgcag GCCCTGTCAGTCACCTCCACCAACTACGACTGTTCCAGAACTATCCAGACACTTCTAGAGCGGGCTGGTTCCGGATCCTTCGAGAACCCCATGGCTGCTTCTCAGATCACCCCCTCACTGGAGAACAGAAACTACCTGGAGCTGAACAAGCTAGACTGCAAGGACtttgaga GTATGCGGGCCACCTCCTGGACAATGGCATCCTTGAGGCCCGGAATTGTGCGAGGGTTCCCTCAGTACACTCGTGACTCCAGGTACCCCCATAACCAGAAATCCACTGGT CGCCCCCCCACTGCCCCGGAGGGTGTAATCACCGTGCACTACAGAGTGGAGGACGGCATTCACTACTCCTTCAATGACAGCATCGAGGTGACGGTCCCTGTGGGGTCCTCGCTACTGCAGGTCATGGAGGAGGCGGCCAAGATATCACCTGCAAAATTCAG GTTCACTGTGGAGCAAAGCAGCTGGGGTCCATTTGTCACCAGTATACAAGTTTTAGCTGGGAACACGGAGGAGCGAACATACTGGCAATTTCTCACTGGGAGTAACGCTTTGGATCAAG GAGTTGGTGATTATAAGCCGTACGATGGGGATTACATCGTGGCAAAATTCTCTACAAATTAA